In Episyrphus balteatus chromosome 4, idEpiBalt1.1, whole genome shotgun sequence, the sequence TATAGTATGTGTTACAGTCGTTTAAGTGGTCATTATATATTCGATATTGTAAACTTTAGTCTCTTCATTAGAGCTCTTCATTACCGACAGACTGATACTTTGATGTTCATCTAGGTTAAAAGAGCTGTTTACAATATATTATCATTTTGTCCAGTTTTAGTTAGATCTTCGGAAGATAGAAAAGACTAAGGTTAAGGAAGGATAAGGTAGTGCACATTTTAATGTGAAAAGTGGCTCTTGTGGTCAGTTTCACGGTCTTTAAATGGCCAATATTGGAAACTTAAAACTGTGCACTACCTTATCATCCCTAAACTTAAGTAGTGACTGTAAGATTGACGCTTAAGTTTTTAATAACGAGAACTTAAGTGCGACTTACTCGACTGTGAGATCGGCCCTAAAACAAGCAAAAAGAAGATGTTGAGGTTGTAGGTCACTAGGCTTTGCTTCCCCATATCTTTTCTTTCGAGCTCAAACAAGAGTGTCAGAAACAGATTAGGCGAGAAAATTAGCAGCTTATATAAATCTTAGTGATCATTAACAAATAAATCAACTGATTAATGATCGTATAGAACCGTTAAACGTCCCTATAACAGCTATAAGAGCTTATTCCACAACTATTTTAACTCCTGATTTATGAAGAAACATAAGCAATAATACATCTGAAAAACTAGCATTAAATACTTTTGTCCCACGGCTAACAAAAATTACTAAACGAATCATAAATCTTGATCAAATCTACACACACACATTTCTATCTCTTAGATACTTGTATGTTTgcaattgatatttaattagaatcacataaaataaactacaaTGCGCTGCTGCTTCAACACAAAATCACTATAACTAGCGCCGCCGCTGTGCATCTTTACTTGAGGGAATCTCCACTTCAACTTCTTTCCAAAACGTGTCAGAATCTTTAATTACCCAATCGACTCGGGGTAAATATTCCTAAAGATACGTGTACATTTGCAATGTGTTTTGTGTTGTGTCTTGGAGCGTTCAATACTTCTAATTAATAATGATTATTTCAGATTAAACCTAATGCTTTGTCGATGCGCACAGCCAGTCAGCAGCGCCGGCGCACAAGTTATAGGAAAAAAGGTATGTATTCAACCAACACATGAGTCCATTTAATTTGCATGTATACCAACGATATCGCCTAAAGCCGCCATAaggcttttttttgatgaagaaGCGAATATTATGGGCTACAGTTGGGTACACCTCTCGTACCTATACTGTTTTTTCTATAGCTTGCTGTAACGCGCATAGAGAAAACATAAACTTTAGACGAACATCATCGTTTGTTTATTACCAGCGTATTTGCTTCTGGGCTCTATAAGCAGAAGACATTATACTCGAGCTGTTGTTAAATGAgtggttctgtttttttttttatttgtgtgtttCGACGAGGGGAATCCTTTAAAATATCATCAAAAATCACTTCCGTGTGTTTGCTAGGCTATATGACTCTGGTTAtggtatctttttcaaaaaaaaaactgaagagtTTTCTTTTTTGGGATAAACTTATGCCCGAAGGTACTAGGGGTAGTGAAAAATGATCAGTTGTACACTAAAATTCTATAATGCTAGTGCTGCAAGTGTTTGTCATTAAAATGACCAATGAggagattatttttttctttttgatatttatCTACAAAAAGTTAGAGTTTTACTGTTTCTTTGAAAAGCTTACGGCTTCAGGTTGTAGTGAAATATTGTATATGGTCGAATTTCTCAGGAGTttcatatatgttttttttttctttgaacttTAAAGATACCGCAATCTTTTAAACAGAAACAGAAGACGCAAAGTAGAAAAGTAGGTATACTCCACTTTGTTCATAAAAGCCATTCAATTAGGGTCTTAATTTGAAGGTGTCAATATTTAAACTGATGGTAAGGTAGTGCAAAGCTGTTACCTTATAAACAAGACAGTGTTATGTCAACTTTAAGATACAATTAGAAACAACTAGAGTACGCGATTTTTGAAActtgaattatattttctattcaATTATGAGAACTACATTACCGACGGTAACATTTAATGTTTACTGTTGAAGTATCCCTCGAACCCAGTTTAACCGACATTAAAACTTAAGTTAAACTTCCcaaataaaaatccaaactaTATTGCCGACGCTAAAAAAGGTCCAGTTTCACAGTCAACATTTAAGCTTAGGAATGGTAAGTTATTGACTTGTAGGCAAGGTTatgtattattaattttataaactagtttcatattcaaaatgtaTGTTAGTTTGGTGTCATTTAATCGACTGAGAAAGTGGCCTAAGAACACTTGTAAAATTGTATCTTAAGCAAAATGGCTAAAGAATCACTTGTGTTCTTCCCAACTTTATTACCCAATAACCTCGGTTTTTCGAATCCCTCTTCCCTTCGTTGCCGCAGAAAGACCAGAACAGTTTATTTACTGCATTAACCTACGTttagttctcattcattatacACAAATATGATCAGAAGTTTCTCAAAAATGTTCCATCCGAGTCAAGTGAGCAACTTCATCGCCGATTTATAGAACGTTCCGGTgagcttaattttgttttacaagACTTCTGTTGGGTGCCATTTTTCGTGTATTGAAAAACTTACACTAAACATCATCATTTTTTCCACGTTATTTTCTCTTTAGGCACTATTCCCTTGAAAAATTTAGAGTAAACCTTGATCcagtattaaaatttattttcaaaggacctgggccctatttcataaaactattagTGTTGTACTTGTAGACTTGTAGTTACAAGCACAAATAAAgtatggagttgtagttttctgtttcataaaaatttttattcatttgtaGTCTGGCGAATTCAAACtattttgcttctaaaaaaCTACAAGTGTAACTAGGAGTaacgaaaataaacaaataataaacaaatattcgAACTTTCTGTAGCAGCAGCGAGCGACGAAATATTATGATGaatatttgtgaaatataataAACATATTGGCTTTAAAAGCTAAAAGCTTGATTTTTAAAGATTGGTTTTTGGTAGATTATGGTCTTAACATTTAGTTTAAATAATAGGCTATAGAAAAGTCTATGTTTCttgagaaaaaaagatacaaacaaatgaaattgagctttaaaaatgaataagtgttgttttgtttgatttttgaatagcaaaatgttttgaaattccTTTGAACTAAAACATTGATGCACTAAATATTACTTGGCAAAACACATCATCTATTGCAACTTTCGTCAAAAAAGCTTTAACTCATAAATGAACTAAATATTAATCTATAAGTAAATTAatctttaaagaaaaataactaaatttaatcttcaTTATTTTTCCGCTTTAAGTGGTGGAACTCCCTCGGAAactttttgcactttttgtttaaaaaattctttaccatctaaaaaactattttcagtgatCTTAGCGTTGTATGAAGCATCAAAAGCTCAtagatatgtatatgtatatgaagACTATAGTCTTCAAACCCATGCGCTCCAAATCTAATGCAGTAggttacaaaaaatttaaacgcatttttccgCTCCGTGCAACGTaaatcaaaaactaatgaaactaTCGAAATTTAGTGgaaattatttctttattttattgcatttataaaataaggTATTGGAATTTATTGAAAGATCTTTAAATTGTATGTTTCAGATGTCCAAGTTTTGTTGTCTCTATAGTAAGGTTACATGGAAATTCAAATGCAATTACAActcattatttttaagtaattgagattccatttttttgctgtctaATTTTGGCAAAACATATAGACTAAAAATGACTGGCACCAAAATGACTCCTTCCTACCGTGGTACATATTTATACTGTATATGTATACCATATCAAAAAGTTAAGTTCAACTTGTTTCACTTATCTATATCCTTTAAAACGGTAACAGATACACTGGAAAGCTCCTATTTTGAGTGGTAAACTGGTAATTGCAGGTAGATGAATACATACAGATTTGTAAGCCAAGACTATTTGTCACTAGACAAGGAAGATTGATTTTAGTGCcaaccacttttttggcatcattcaaattgaatcatttattttcaaaacatgataattccatgattttaaattttgcaggagaagaaaaagaagatagacgtggttatccctagagtaacaatttaggacttatcatgttttgaaaataaatgattcaattaaaaagactGCATTGTTATTTCACTTTTACTACCTAATGCCCTTCATTGAATGTCCACACAACtagtacatttttttctatcattaacacaaaaaaattggtgaggattcttgattttaatatttgatcATTAAACTTATTATAACCTTATCCATAAAGCACATTCCAAGAGCAAATTACTCtccatatttttctttattagtcTTTCTCCTCTTGTAAGAAATTCGCTTGTAGTTACAAGTCTATCACTAATAAATTTTTGCGCAAATacttttatgaaacagaaacaTTCGCCTCATTTGTAAATTTGCTTGTAGATACAAGTCTACGATACTTGTAGTAATTAGTCTATTCGAAttctttatgaaacagaaatttgctgataatttacaagctacaagtaaattcacaaataattattagtcttgtagttttatgaaatagggccctgcACTTGGGGCGCCATCCATTTGATAAACAAGTCAAAATATGATTACGTTTGTGAGTACCTACCAAGATAGGAAACAGAATAAACATATTACTAAGATACATTTGTTACTAAAGGCACTGGAGAAGCACTAGATTAATTGATTTTACTTTATCAAGCtcgtgttgggcgccatttttttttttttaattccattaaATATCGTTAGTAATCAACGCCAGTTTCTGGTtggtaaaaaattaagaaataaatcGTTTTCtctattaataaaattattgaggaacctacgttgggcgccatttattaTTTAACGAAAAGTGTTCTCTTAAAAAATCCTTTGCATTGGAATCAATTTAAAGTGAAGTTGTTGCCACTCGTgtctttttaacaaataaaaatcatcCTCAAGACTCAAAAGTCAGAATTCCCGTCTATATTTTGTCATTCTTATATGCCCAGACATCCACCAAAATGGCGACTTCAATATAATTTAttgacatattttatttttttttataaaaaataaaaccacagaAAAACCGAATCAAACAATCCTCACAGTGTAAACGCAGTCATAAACATCTTTTTTTATAGACAaacgaaataaaacaaaaaaaacaccgaTTTGGTTACAAATCACCCTGTCATTCAGGTTAATTAAATGATTCGTAGAGAATTTATCTTCTCACTGTGTCCGCACTCACTGTAATGCGCGGACTGTTCGTTTATGCCAGAGCATAGTAAATTTACTATTTCATCGCTGCTGGAGGCTCAATATAAGCCCATaaaccaaaataacaaaacacaagAAACAAACCACAATCATCATCTAATGAACTAATAACAGTGAACCCAGGGAGTCTCTCTCTGTGTTATACTGGCACATCCACATTACAAGCCAGCTACCGCAAAAGGTTGGTTTGGTTCATTTCATCTCTACAAAGCTACCGAAATGGACCTCCAATTCATATACGAGAAGATGTAGTATTCGGACACAGAGACTCTCTTGCAGAAAAAATAGATAGATACAAAATCCCCGATAGGTGCATTGTTGTGCTATAAATTTTACATGTGAGGCATGCCGCATTCAACCGTTCCGTAGCTCTATCTGCCACACAAACTAACCAATTCATCTTAATAAATCATGTTAACGTGTTCGTTTGCTGACATTAATTTTGGCATCTCTGGAACGCGTGTTCAAACGCAAAACTATATTCATATTCAAACTCAAAGTTGCTTTAAGCTCTGCTCGATTATTGAATGTTCCGGGTTCTCTCAAATGCAGACTATATAATCTGTGCGAAAATAGGACATCTCATATACATCTGGGGCGGTCAAAGAATTGGACAAATGTACCTGTCGTGTAAACtgtgtattattattataatccTGCAGCTGTGTTGCCCTCAAAAATcggttgatgatgatgatgaagtttGACAGCGGGAGCTGTCTTAAGGTGGAAACATTGGCCTAATTGTAGTTTCCTTATACAGACTTTAGAAGAAAAacgttctcttttttttttttttggtttttggaccCCGTGTTGGGTCCCTGTGCTTCTGGCAATCTCCAGGTCTCAAACTGTTTTTCTTCTTGTGGGATGTGGTTTTTTGCATGCGACATACAAAATAGCTTAAAGGCTTTATTGTTGTCACGTGACATATCTATGGGTTATGTTCAACGACCTTTTATATATGGATTGGATTTGATGGACACTCTCTGTGTGTCGTTTATATCAGATATTGCACGCAATTTTGTATGTTTCTATAAAATACCTATAACATACAGTAGGAGGAGGAGCTGGGATGTGATCAAAATGTGTCTCATGTTCGTTCTTCAATCGTTTGCgtgttaatttttaaactcaacaaAAACATCCCAGCATAAAGAAGGACTACCTACCTATGTGCAATGAGTTATCTTCTGATTTCGATAGTCTAGAATGGTTTAGGTTGTTTCCTTACTATGTGTTTCGGCTTCATCTAAAGTGCCTAGGGGTTGAGTGATTTAGGATTGGATTGCGTGAATTATATTGAACAAAGATGTGATAAGAGAAAGGTTGCGTACCTATGCATGAAGTGAAGgagttttattaaattaatggtCAGCTTTTGGTTTAAAGATTCATTTGggtgttgttgtttgtttggaTATGGGTGTGGTTTGAGGTCATAAATTATTTAACCGATGTCAACATCTTATTCCTTTTACCAACTTAgagaagaattgaaaaaaaaaatcaaatagcaAAACGTTTTTATTTAAGATCTATGAGGTCCAAATAAAAACTTAAGAATATATGATTTAAACTTTAAGGTCCTAAATATTTTCggggttttaattttagttacaacttaaaaaaaaaaagattaaagcCAATATTGGTACAGAATTAAGTTTTAGCTAGAACCTACATATATGGTCTTTATACCATTTTATGTTTTGaggtcttaaaaaatatttcaatgtgatttttttttcgaatcaaatttggtgttttatgtctaaatttataatttcaaaaggaACAGATTAAAGCCAAAATTGATTCAGAATATATTTCTAGCTTAACTTCAATCACGAAGGGGTCCAGACAAACAgcttgttatttatttatttattatttatttatttatttattgcagttcaaaaatatttacagtTACATTGTGTGTTTATTTAAGAgatatagaaaattaaattctttacaACTTCAATATAAACTAAGTACTAAtatgaaaaatgatttaaatgaaaaggaaaaaaaatgacaagGGAAAATCTACAAGAAAAAACCCTTATATGatacttaaaaactaaaattgcaCACAAACCCAAACGTGATATGAATAAAATATCTAATTTATAAGATTAAGAATTAGCTCATTATCAGAATAAGAACATCTTCTAAAAAAGTTATCTTGCAAATTATAGAGTACAAGCTTAAGTTGATTAACATTAGCCTTATCATGAAGCCTGGCTGTAGAATAATGCCTTGGCAAGTTTagcattaattttaatattttgttttgcactCTTTGAAGCTTTTTTAAATGGGTTTCAGCGCAGTCAAACCACACTGGAGCACCATAAGTAAGTATAGGCtggaaaatagttttgaatatcaaaattttattatgcATACCAAGACCTGATTTGCGATTTATGAACGGGTATAAAATTCTTATTACAAGATTAGTTTTGTTTATCGTGTTAGCGATATGTTTGTCGAAAGTCAGTTTCTTATCAAGTGTTACCCCTAAGTATTTGCAGTTTTCGGACCAAGCAATATCAACAGAGTTTAGCTGTAATGTATTTTGTGGcaaaaaatctgattttcttCGTCGAGAAAACCATAAAGCTTGTGATTTTTGGACATTAACCTTGATTTTCCacttatgaaaaaagttttgaaggGTATTCAGTGAGCATTGTAAACTATTGAGAGCACAATGAGGCAATAGACTAGACGAAAAAAGGGCTGTGTCATCAGCAAACATAGCAAATTTAGTGTTTACATCCAAAGGTGGCAGGTCGGacataaaaacattgaaaagaaTGGGTCCCAGCACAGAACCCTGTGGAACTCCACTTTCTATATTATATAGAGTAGATTTTACACTTCCTGCGTAAACAgcaaattttctgttttgtaaaaaactttttattaatttaataagatATGTCGGAAAACCAAACATCATAAGTTTGTAAATCAACCCGTCGTGCCACACAGTGTCGAAGGCTTTTTCGATGTCCAAAAGCACAAGACCAGTCGATAATTTTGAATTAAGGTTACTTTTGACgtgatttttaattcttaaaatttgatGACTTGTGGAGTGACCAGCTCTAAAGCCAAACTGCTCATTAGGGTATACATTTGCATCCTCAATATGGTTTAGTAATCGTCGATTAATAAGCTTTTCAAACAGTTTACTAACGGCACTTAATAAACTAATAGGTCTATAACTGCTAGGATTATCTTTTGCTTTACCGGGTTTACAGATAGCTATAACTTTTGCTTTCTTCCAATCATTCGGAAAGTACGAAAGAATCATGCAACAGTTGAAAACCATTGTAAGATACTTGGTGGCCGTTGACGGTAAGGCTTTAAGCAGCCTATTGCTCATACCATCAAGGCCAGGTgattttttgggttttaattGTTTAATCAACTTCTTCACAgtactatttttaaaaaagttgttgCTAATAACGTTACTCGTTAAGGAATTGAGCTCAATAAGCTTATCTTGCACAATATTTTCAGTAACAATGTCACTGAGATGAGATGAGACTAaatgattttggtaaaaacagtCAGCCAATGCGGTTACCTTTTCAGATTGAGTAACAAGAACACTGTCATTGACTCTAAGAGGCGGaataattgaacttttttttttgtgttttatgtctaaatttataatttcaaaaggaACAGATTAAAGCCAAAATTGATTCAGAATATATTTCTAGCTTAACTTCAATCACGAAGGGGTCCAGACAAACAGCTTGTTATTTATCTTTGGTTCGAGGTCCTAAATACGTTCTTTGTCCTTGTATATCTCGAACCAAGTTTGTACTTTCAGAAACAAAACACATTATGTTCAGAATGCaattttcactatatttttatCACTTAGAGGTCCTAATTTAAAATGTATCTAAAATTATTGAGGtccaaattatttttggaataacAGATTTAGGCCAAAATTGATCCAGAGCTAAGTTTTACCTGACATCCATCACGAAGAGGTCCagataaaaagttttgtatgCTTTAAAGCTTTGGGGTCTTAGAaatttacattttgttttttaatttctcgggCCGAATGTatagttttaaaaacaacacaTGCTGTTATGAgtaaaattttcacatgatttTCATCATGTAGAGGTTTTGAGGGCCTAAGTATTTTTGAGGgcttgtttttcacatttataagTCCAAGAATTAGATATTAAAgccaaaatgaattaaaataaagttctagtCTGATTACCATCACAAAAGGGTCCATAAACACCGTTTGTAAGGCATTTAGACCTTGGGTTCTAAAATTTGTATTCgtgttttaatttcttgaaccgaagttgtagttttaaaaacaacacaCGAGTGTTGTTTAGAGTAAACATTTTCACCCAGGTTTTTATCTACATGAGGTCCTagttaaaaattgttaatatattGTAAGTTTTGAGGTCCTAACGATTTTCAGAGACTTGTTTTACAAATCTACAATTTTAAGAACAACAGAGAAAAGCCAAAATTGATACCGTATAAAATTTCATTACGAAGTGTTCCAGATAAACAGCATTCAAGGTTTGAGGTCTTAAATATTTCCTTATGTTTCattttttcgattaaatttttaaaaattctctaaaCACCTTTTAAAGCTTTCCAATCTCAACTTTATGATTTATTACTTTCAGTTCTGGACATCTGATAAGGACACCCATAGCCGTTTAGAATCGACAATATTCGAAGATCTCGATCGATATTGTtggcagcaacaacaacagcaccatcatcaacatcaacaacaacagccTCAACATCATCAGTCCCAACAGCAATCGTCACAAACGTCTACACAGCCatctcaacaacaacaacagccacAGCAACAACAATCACATCATCAgtcacaacaacaacatcaacttCCCTCGCCGGTAACGTTAACACCATCCAGCAGTTCACAGAGCACCGCCAATAACAGTCAAGCTAATTCCTTAATTGGTTCTGTTGGAACCAGCAGCACAACAATCGTTGGTGGCAATAACAGCAACGATAACACCGATGGTCAAATTTACACATTGACAGTATTAAATGGCAATGAGCCATGGATTAAACGTGACCCAGACGCCCAATTACCACCGTCATTGGATCTCGACTCTTTACTGGGTAACTTTCCCGGTTATATAAAATCAGAGTATCCCTATGATGATAGCGGATTTAGTACGGATGGAACAAAAGAGACCGATCAGGTGCATCAGTCATTGCAGCCACACCATTTGCATAGTGTGGTTGCACAGAGTTCAATACCACCGGTCACAACGATAGCAACAACAAACAGTACAACCCAATTGGCACAGttccaaaataataacaatGATTGGCATATGGCTGATAATAATACTGAACAGGTGCGAAAACAATCTCAAGACCTTTCTAAGAGttccttttaaaatttttcattgaattttttgtagaattctGCTGAATCTTTGCTGAGGAGTGCTCTGCAAGGCAAAGGCTATTCCAAAGGTCTTCATTTACAAAATGGTATTACGTTACTCCCTCCATCACCATCGGTGAAGGATGAAGAGCTTCGGCGAGCTCTGTTTCATTCGGAAGCTGTAAGTTCCCACCCAAAaatattaaccttttttccTAATGTTCACATAATCTTTTCTCCAGGACTCACTTTCCTTTGCCGATTCAGCTCTAACTGCTCAAATATTCGACGACAGTCAGGGCATCGGTAATTCAACAACTTCCTCGTCTTCATCTCATTCTCATGCCCATGTCGTGGGACAATCACAAttgcaacatcaacaacaacaaacaaccaaCTCATCCAATTCTAGTTCTGCCAATCCAAGCAGAAGTACACAAACAACAGCGACGACAGCTGGCATCATTGTCGAAGATATGTTCCTATCCCTGGAGACCGCCTTCACCAATGAATTCGAGAAGATCAAACGGATCGCCAATGAAGTTCAGCAATTTTGCACGGCGAGTGATTATCCCGAGGTGATAATGGAAATAACTGGTCCACAGAATTGTGTTCAATTACAATCACCACAGCCACCGCAACCGCCGCCACCGCCACAACCTCTACAGCCAGAGGTATCAACGTCGAGCAATAGTCGACCGCCACCCACGGGTAAAGGTGGTGGTGGCGGAGGAGGTGGTGGTGGATCAAAGAAGTACAAAAGATCAAATTTAAACCCTAACAATcgcaacaataacaacaacaacaataactcCCACATAGCTAACAATAATAACCCCAGCAACACTACCAGTCCGACGCACTGTAATGGTCAACGAAAGGAACGATCGTTACACTACTGTTCCATCTGTTCCAAGGGCTTCAAGGATAAATATTCGGTAAATGTTCACATTCGAACTCACACTGGTGAGAAACCATTTGCCTGCTCATTGTGTGGCAAGAGTTTTCGACAGAAAGCCCATTTAGCGAAACACTACCAAACACATTTGGCCCAGAAGAGTAATGGTAGTGTTGTTAAAGGCGGCAGTAAGCATCAACGTTCATCGGGGGCGGTGGCAGCTCTGGCTGCTCAGCAGCGACAGATGAGTCCGAATACTGCGACACCCCCAATTCCGAATGGGCCATCACAGCCATCATTGCCAACACTGCCGCCAGCTAATGGCCTACTCGCGAACAGATAAAAATGTCTACCGCCCGCTGGGCTCCAGTAGTGGTggtcttaattttttcttatatacatCGTGTCGCAATCGTTCCTagataaattgtattttaattttttgtttttaattttttcttttgtttttttttttttattttaattttcattcgaaatgtgattaattttaatgtttagaCAATTTTGTAgagttttattttgaatattctttgttttttgttgaggTATTAACATGGACATTTGGTCAAACCTTGGTTTAGCAatttatgcattcgtacaaaattTAAGTTGATATAACCGATCCACTCCAAACTTAGTATTTTTTGAATCCTGTACACGTACAGTGgggttttttaatattttttttggctaaataataacggtacttttataacaattttagaaaagtttaattATCTCAAAACCGGCTActacgattttgatcaaaaaattcaagtgttagttttcaGACAAGGtctataatttatgttttaatgGTTATTATTAACGATATATctcataaaaccgttttttaaatatgaattagtttcaacgaatttttttaaacaaaatcacttttatagtttttatatacctaaatccagagatcagaaataaatctcaaccttttgaaaggttccttaataactcttatttgtcgccattttcaacaaaggtcataaaataacctttatttttaaaaaagaaaaatttcggtcaaggtctgagagaaacctttattttgaattttttatgtttcggtcaaccagtgagatttatcgctgagagaaaaaaataaatctcatctgcaaatgtatcaattcctagagacatgagagtggtgccatatgaaagcttatattctcagctacccgatagtggtataatcgggtttttggatttttttcaaaattccgagaaaatcgcgtttgaaagttggggtaaaattttttttcgaaaaatccccgaatctttggacgctcctggaagctaaaccgcttgagagcaatttttgggagtgatgccaaatgatagattgtgtcatgggcctacgctttgcacattgtcagattttaaaaaaatcatctttcatgttaaaccgccacatcatgcctattttttcagaatcgggcttaacttttttttgacctttaagttctcccggtttgagaacgcgtgca encodes:
- the LOC129919924 gene encoding ichor, producing the protein MIGSDEMSSTTSMDISETFRPEDLSKTDFFDFVTAPDMGIGIGVGHDDRPPGTSDTNGTTNDPALDGYDQFWTSDKDTHSRLESTIFEDLDRYCWQQQQQHHHQHQQQQPQHHQSQQQSSQTSTQPSQQQQQPQQQQSHHQSQQQHQLPSPVTLTPSSSSQSTANNSQANSLIGSVGTSSTTIVGGNNSNDNTDGQIYTLTVLNGNEPWIKRDPDAQLPPSLDLDSLLGNFPGYIKSEYPYDDSGFSTDGTKETDQVHQSLQPHHLHSVVAQSSIPPVTTIATTNSTTQLAQFQNNNNDWHMADNNTEQNSAESLLRSALQGKGYSKGLHLQNGITLLPPSPSVKDEELRRALFHSEADSLSFADSALTAQIFDDSQGIGNSTTSSSSSHSHAHVVGQSQLQHQQQQTTNSSNSSSANPSRSTQTTATTAGIIVEDMFLSLETAFTNEFEKIKRIANEVQQFCTASDYPEVIMEITGPQNCVQLQSPQPPQPPPPPQPLQPEVSTSSNSRPPPTGKGGGGGGGGGGSKKYKRSNLNPNNRNNNNNNNNSHIANNNNPSNTTSPTHCNGQRKERSLHYCSICSKGFKDKYSVNVHIRTHTGEKPFACSLCGKSFRQKAHLAKHYQTHLAQKSNGSVVKGGSKHQRSSGAVAALAAQQRQMSPNTATPPIPNGPSQPSLPTLPPANGLLANR